In Hemicordylus capensis ecotype Gifberg chromosome 4, rHemCap1.1.pri, whole genome shotgun sequence, the genomic window ttgggcagcagcgatataggaagatactgaaaggcatcgtctcatactgtgcaggaggtggcaatggtaaacccctcctgtattctaccaaagaaaaatcacagggctctgtgggcgccaggagttgacaccaactcgacggcacactttactttacatctcTATATCACCCTTCATCCTGAGACCCCAGGACAATGAACAACTAAAaacaagtcccaggttcaatccctaacatctccaggtagggctgggaaatgatCCCCATTTGAAGCCCCAGAGAGtcactgcccatcagtgtagagtagacaatattgagctagataggccaatttGATTCAACAAGAGGCAGCTTGATATGTTCCTAACCCTTATAACCTTTGCCAGTCAGCAAGTCTGCTGCTGTTTCaaaccaacagaagtttccaagtgGTCTTCCAGCCCCCTccctttgccccccccctcacAATGTTTGTAGCTTTCTATACCTGTGACTTAATAGACATGCGTAGTATAATTCTAGGGGTGCTTCCTTTTGTGTCCACAACATGCATGAGGCTAGTAGGAGTCCGGGAATTCCACATGGCTGCAAGAGTACCATGGCAGTGCAAAGAAAGTACCTGGCTTCCAATATTTCAATTAGCTGAACTGGAAGGTACACAAGCTGCATCTGAACATATCCGAAGACATGTCTCACCAATTCCCAGGCACTAACTTGCCATGGCGCAAGGCAAGAGCTTTTTCCTCTTCCTGGTTGCATTGGTCCATCACCTGCCTGTGTCAGAtggatgcaaccaggaggaggagtgagcaagctaGCCAGGAGGGGGCAAGAAGGGCAGTAAGTCTGCCCACCCAACAGAGTGGagggcagtgatgtagttgcaaattctgatgtgcaggtgctctccatgatgACCCCCATGGCCatacccaccccaacagccagagaacccaagaagtACCAGTGCTCCATCCCTAAGCGTTCCCCTTCCACTAACCCCTGGTGGAGGGGATTGCTGGGGTTGAGTGGTGAGTCCACTTCCTCTCACGGGTCAGATGGCAGTCTAGTTCCTAAATATTTGGGCTGGCCCCTAGAGCCAAAGACAAGTTGTTGCAATCAGGAAGGTAGGGAGGTAGAAAGACTGGCATTAATCATGATAACTGTTTACTTCTTGTTCACAGGTAGAAAGATGCCTGGTTTGTTTGGAGATAGGCTGGACCGGCTAGAGGAGGAAGTCAGGCGTCTCTCTCAGTCTTATGACACCCTGCACAATATGGTGAACGGCCTCGGAGACCACTTGCGACTGGCCAtccaggaagacaccagcaagatGATTGGATCCCTGATGAATAGCCCAAGTGTGCCCGATTCAACCATGGGGTTTGGGGTTATTCCTGATGGGATTGTGGATGCAGCTGACAAAGCTGACCTCTCCCCATATCCACCAGTGGGAGAGATCCTGAGCAAAGTGACTGAGGTGAGCGATGCACTGAAAACCAAGACAGACTTGCTGGATGAGGTGCATGGCATGGTCCTGGACCATGATGGGCATATCAAACACCTGCTGGAGTCAGCCCGGCCTTCACCCCTCACCTCTATTGATATGCTAGAAGAGTATGTGGACAGCAGGCTTAGCAACTTGCGGGTGGAGCTGCTGGATGGTTTTGAGAAGAAACTGGTGAACATCCAGAGCACCTGTGACTACCAGATCAAGGAAGTGCAGCAGCAATGTGAGGAGGAGAAAGCTGCCAACCTCCGTCTTCAGCAGACACTGGATGGCAAAGAACTGGAGATCAAGAAGGAGATCTCCCAGTTGGAGACCCAGATCCAAGGGCTGTCAGTTGTGGAAAGCTGCTGTAGCAATTTGAACTACCTCACTCAAAGAATGGATATTCTAGAGAAGGGCCTGCATAGCATCTCTGAGTCTCAAAAGAACCTGCACTCTAGGCTGGACAATGAACTTTCTGCAGTCAGCTTGGGGAGCCTCTTTGAAGGGCGTTTTGAAGACCTTGAGACCAGGCTGAACATCACAGAGAGGGAAACAGGCAGTTGTTGCTCCAACGTGGAGGACAGCATGAGAGGTCTGCTGGGGTCAGAGTTGGATGGTACAAGGGTCCTGTTTGAGGACAAGATGAGAACCTTGGAGGACAGGTTCATGACCATTGTAGGAGAAGTGAGTAATGTCAGCTCTGCAGTGGGGATAGATGGAGCCGCAATGCCCCTCCTAGAGGAAAAGCTTTCCACCATAAGACAGGAAACAAACGAAAAGCTGGAGATACTACAAAGCCGCCTGACCACCTTGGAGAGCACATGCTCGTTGGGTTGCACATCCACTTCCAAAGACGTCGAGATCTTCCGGACAGAGATTGAAGACTGCCAAAGCAAGAACCAGGACTTGCTACTTCGCATGGACAGCAACTCCGACCTGCTGCGGAAACTGAATGCCACCATTCTGGAGATCCAGAGGCGGATTGAGAAGGAGACAGCTGGATCCTTGCAAGGTGAGATTACACTGCTGAAGATCAACCTGAACACCATGAGCAAGTCTCTAACTGGGCTGAAGGATTCCGTTTCCCAGTACTCAGACACAGTGCTGCATGTCAATTCATCTCTGGATGAGCGTGAGCGCAAGATAGAAGATGAGGTCCACTCCATTCAAGAGAAGATTAGCGACCAAGGCTCCCAGCTTCTGTTCAGCAACAAGCGTGTCCTGAACTTAAAGGGAGACCTGGAAAGGCTCAAGTCCAGGATTATCAATGACTTGAGCAATTGCAAGAGTGTAGCCCACAACCTGCAGAAGGAAGTGCTCCAGTTTGATGACCGTGTGGCCCAGGTGGAGGACATGTGTGGCAGACTGGGCACAGTGACAGGAAGCCTGGACCGCATCAGAAACGAACTGGAGAGTACAGGAAGTCTGTGGGGCTACATGGACCATATGAACGCAACCTTAGCTGCCCACTCTCAGGAAATAACTGTACTCAAGGATAACTTGTTGGATTGCCAGGCTAAAGTCACGGAACTAGCTGAAGACGTTAGCCTCTTGGAAGGCAAGCTGCAAAGCAGTCAGCATTAGCTATGTCAAGCCTGTCTTGAAGTACAACTAACTTATATCATGCAGATTCCAATGTGATACCaggatttttgttttattttggggaggggagaaggttcAAAAACTTAAAAGCTGCTATAAgcccatctctcctttctttttttggAGTGACGTTTTCCCCTGCAGCTCAAGCTGAACGTTTGCCATTACTGTACCCTCTGTGGACATTAAGCAGCTGTACTTATGTAGCAAAGTGCCTTCCTCTAGACGGGGTCATGTTTGGGTTAGTTTTCCAATATGTGGCTCCGTTCAGGAAGGAATTGGAGATTGACCTGTCTCATCAATCCTTTGTTCTGGGAATAATGAAAAGCCCCTATGTAAGAGCTGGGACAGAGAAAATAAGTTCCAGCCAAATGTATACATCTACTGGAAGCAAAGATCTGGGTCAGGGACCATTCCAAGCAATAACGCTGATGTAAACAAAGACATTGTTCTTCCATTTTGTACATACTGGAATTCTTCATGGCAGCATTGACTGATATAAGCACACAGGACTCTCATTCAGAAGTCAACAGGTATTGTATGGGGTGTGTCCAATAAGAGGCTACTCTGTTCACACAAACTTATCTCACATTGCACTCATGCTCAGGCTACATTTCTCAGCCTCATAGCTGGTATTGCCAGGCACTGTGTGTAGCCTGCCATGTGcatgaaagggggggggcaggcattGGACTAGATCCACCAGATGGCTTACTTCAGCCCTAGAGGAATAAAGGCATGCCTTTATCATATGTAACATGTTCTCTCTCCCTGACCATATGGCAGAATAAAGggtggtacataagaacagccctgctggatcaggcccaaggcccatccagtccagcatccttttcacacagtggcccaccagatgcctctgacaagcctacaggcaagagacgagggcatgtcctctctcctgctgttgctcctttgcaactgttattta contains:
- the EMILIN3 gene encoding EMILIN-3 isoform X2 — encoded protein: MGEGCHDSPTDQPGLLPQHPSPKMPPMQKMFPGPRVPPHPKIHSDPFPGTKKNHFGRKMPGLFGDRLDRLEEEVRRLSQSYDTLHNMVNGLGDHLRLAIQEDTSKMIGSLMNSPSVPDSTMGFGVIPDGIVDAADKADLSPYPPVGEILSKVTEVSDALKTKTDLLDEVHGMVLDHDGHIKHLLESARPSPLTSIDMLEEYVDSRLSNLRVELLDGFEKKLVNIQSTCDYQIKEVQQQCEEEKAANLRLQQTLDGKELEIKKEISQLETQIQGLSVVESCCSNLNYLTQRMDILEKGLHSISESQKNLHSRLDNELSAVSLGSLFEGRFEDLETRLNITERETGSCCSNVEDSMRGLLGSELDGTRVLFEDKMRTLEDRFMTIVGEVSNVSSAVGIDGAAMPLLEEKLSTIRQETNEKLEILQSRLTTLESTCSLGCTSTSKDVEIFRTEIEDCQSKNQDLLLRMDSNSDLLRKLNATILEIQRRIEKETAGSLQGEITLLKINLNTMSKSLTGLKDSVSQYSDTVLHVNSSLDERERKIEDEVHSIQEKISDQGSQLLFSNKRVLNLKGDLERLKSRIINDLSNCKSVAHNLQKEVLQFDDRVAQVEDMCGRLGTVTGSLDRIRNELESTGSLWGYMDHMNATLAAHSQEITVLKDNLLDCQAKVTELAEDVSLLEGKLQSSQH
- the EMILIN3 gene encoding EMILIN-3 isoform X1: MIRAKTLSGKALSCASLSLLCVGTLVCLGDAKGTYYRHPVPIPYANRYNLYTSGSSPQLTPGKPVGKHKSYCAYVVQRNVTCTLQDGAESYVKAEYHKCSWGPKCPGKVLYHTFFRPRYKIGYKTVTELAWRCCPGLMGEGCHDSPTDQPGLLPQHPSPKMPPMQKMFPGPRVPPHPKIHSDPFPGTKKNHFGRKMPGLFGDRLDRLEEEVRRLSQSYDTLHNMVNGLGDHLRLAIQEDTSKMIGSLMNSPSVPDSTMGFGVIPDGIVDAADKADLSPYPPVGEILSKVTEVSDALKTKTDLLDEVHGMVLDHDGHIKHLLESARPSPLTSIDMLEEYVDSRLSNLRVELLDGFEKKLVNIQSTCDYQIKEVQQQCEEEKAANLRLQQTLDGKELEIKKEISQLETQIQGLSVVESCCSNLNYLTQRMDILEKGLHSISESQKNLHSRLDNELSAVSLGSLFEGRFEDLETRLNITERETGSCCSNVEDSMRGLLGSELDGTRVLFEDKMRTLEDRFMTIVGEVSNVSSAVGIDGAAMPLLEEKLSTIRQETNEKLEILQSRLTTLESTCSLGCTSTSKDVEIFRTEIEDCQSKNQDLLLRMDSNSDLLRKLNATILEIQRRIEKETAGSLQGEITLLKINLNTMSKSLTGLKDSVSQYSDTVLHVNSSLDERERKIEDEVHSIQEKISDQGSQLLFSNKRVLNLKGDLERLKSRIINDLSNCKSVAHNLQKEVLQFDDRVAQVEDMCGRLGTVTGSLDRIRNELESTGSLWGYMDHMNATLAAHSQEITVLKDNLLDCQAKVTELAEDVSLLEGKLQSSQH